A region of Rhodamnia argentea isolate NSW1041297 chromosome 9, ASM2092103v1, whole genome shotgun sequence DNA encodes the following proteins:
- the LOC115748571 gene encoding (+)-neomenthol dehydrogenase-like isoform X3: MEDTARRLAVVTGANKGIGLETVKQLAANGLRVILTSRDEKRGLEALDKLKEFDGSLSKLVVFHQLDVTDPASVTSLADFVGTNFGKLDILNGARTHWTKLKTETYDLAVDCIATNYYGAKRTAEALVPFLQLSNSPRIVNVSSFMGKLENIRNGWANGVLSDAGSLTEEQIDEVLNQFLRDFKEGSLHAKGWPMFLSANAISKAALNAFTRILARKNPSFCINSVCPGFVQTDINYNSGILTVEEGAKSPVRLALLPNGSPSGLFYIRSELSTF, translated from the exons ATGGAAGATACAGCAAGAAG GTTAGCAGTTGTGACAGGAGCAAACAAAGGGATTGGATTGGAGACAGTGAAGCAGCTGGCTGCTAATGGGCTCAGAGTGATTTTAACATCCAGAGATGAGAAAAGGGGTCTCGAGGCTTTGGATAAGCTGAAGGAATTTGATGGCTCGTTGTCTAAGCTGGTGGTTTTTCATCAGCTTGATGTCACAGACCCGGCTAGTGTAACTTCTTTGGCCGATTTTGTCGGGACAAATTTTGGTAAACTCGATATCCTG AATGGAGCGAGGACCCACTGGACGAAACTGAAGACCGAAACATATGATTTAGCTGTGGATTGTATAGCGACGAATTACTATGGTGCTAAAAGAACTGCTGAAGCACTCGTGCCTTTCCTGCAGTTATCCAACTCGCCGAGAATTGTGAATGTTTCCTCCTTCATGGGAAAGCTAGAG aatATTCGGAATGGATGGGCCAATGGCGTATTAAGTGATGCTGGAAGCCTAACAGAAGAGCAAATAGATGAGGTCCTGAACCAATTCCTGAGAGACTTCAAGGAAGGGTCATTACATGCCAAAGGATGGCCAATGTTTCTCTCGGCCAACGCCATCTCAAAAGCAGCCCTGAACGCCTTCACAAGGATCCTTGCAAGGAAAAATCCGAGTTTCTGCATCAATTCTGTATGTCCTGGCTTTGTCCAAACCGACATAAACTACAACAGCGGCATTTTAACAGTGGAAGAAGGTGCCAAAAGCCCAGTGAGGTTGGCACTCCTGCCCAACGGCAGTCCTTCAGGTCTCTTCTACATAAGAAGTGAATTGTCAACGTTCTGA
- the LOC115748571 gene encoding (+)-neomenthol dehydrogenase-like isoform X2, which yields MEDTARRLAVVTGANKGIGLETVKQLAANGLRVILTSRDEKRGLEALDKLKEFDGSLSKLVVFHQLDVTDPASVTSLADFVGTNFGKLDILVNNAGIVGVRNGARTHWTKLKTETYDLAVDCIATNYYGAKRTAEALVPFLQLSNSPRIVNVSSFMGKLENIRNGWANGVLSDAGSLTEEQIDEVLNQFLRDFKEGSLHAKGWPMFLSANAISKAALNAFTRILARKNPSFCINSVCPGFVQTDINYNSGILTVEEGAKSPVRLALLPNGSPSGLFYIRSELSTF from the exons ATGGAAGATACAGCAAGAAG GTTAGCAGTTGTGACAGGAGCAAACAAAGGGATTGGATTGGAGACAGTGAAGCAGCTGGCTGCTAATGGGCTCAGAGTGATTTTAACATCCAGAGATGAGAAAAGGGGTCTCGAGGCTTTGGATAAGCTGAAGGAATTTGATGGCTCGTTGTCTAAGCTGGTGGTTTTTCATCAGCTTGATGTCACAGACCCGGCTAGTGTAACTTCTTTGGCCGATTTTGTCGGGACAAATTTTGGTAAACTCGATATCCTG GTGAATAATGCAGGGATTGTTGGAGTCAGG AATGGAGCGAGGACCCACTGGACGAAACTGAAGACCGAAACATATGATTTAGCTGTGGATTGTATAGCGACGAATTACTATGGTGCTAAAAGAACTGCTGAAGCACTCGTGCCTTTCCTGCAGTTATCCAACTCGCCGAGAATTGTGAATGTTTCCTCCTTCATGGGAAAGCTAGAG aatATTCGGAATGGATGGGCCAATGGCGTATTAAGTGATGCTGGAAGCCTAACAGAAGAGCAAATAGATGAGGTCCTGAACCAATTCCTGAGAGACTTCAAGGAAGGGTCATTACATGCCAAAGGATGGCCAATGTTTCTCTCGGCCAACGCCATCTCAAAAGCAGCCCTGAACGCCTTCACAAGGATCCTTGCAAGGAAAAATCCGAGTTTCTGCATCAATTCTGTATGTCCTGGCTTTGTCCAAACCGACATAAACTACAACAGCGGCATTTTAACAGTGGAAGAAGGTGCCAAAAGCCCAGTGAGGTTGGCACTCCTGCCCAACGGCAGTCCTTCAGGTCTCTTCTACATAAGAAGTGAATTGTCAACGTTCTGA
- the LOC115748571 gene encoding (+)-neomenthol dehydrogenase-like isoform X1: MEDTARRLAVVTGANKGIGLETVKQLAANGLRVILTSRDEKRGLEALDKLKEFDGSLSKLVVFHQLDVTDPASVTSLADFVGTNFGKLDILVNNAGIVGVRVDTDAVYANGARTHWTKLKTETYDLAVDCIATNYYGAKRTAEALVPFLQLSNSPRIVNVSSFMGKLENIRNGWANGVLSDAGSLTEEQIDEVLNQFLRDFKEGSLHAKGWPMFLSANAISKAALNAFTRILARKNPSFCINSVCPGFVQTDINYNSGILTVEEGAKSPVRLALLPNGSPSGLFYIRSELSTF; encoded by the exons ATGGAAGATACAGCAAGAAG GTTAGCAGTTGTGACAGGAGCAAACAAAGGGATTGGATTGGAGACAGTGAAGCAGCTGGCTGCTAATGGGCTCAGAGTGATTTTAACATCCAGAGATGAGAAAAGGGGTCTCGAGGCTTTGGATAAGCTGAAGGAATTTGATGGCTCGTTGTCTAAGCTGGTGGTTTTTCATCAGCTTGATGTCACAGACCCGGCTAGTGTAACTTCTTTGGCCGATTTTGTCGGGACAAATTTTGGTAAACTCGATATCCTG GTGAATAATGCAGGGATTGTTGGAGTCAGGGTAGATACTGATGCTGTGTATGCA AATGGAGCGAGGACCCACTGGACGAAACTGAAGACCGAAACATATGATTTAGCTGTGGATTGTATAGCGACGAATTACTATGGTGCTAAAAGAACTGCTGAAGCACTCGTGCCTTTCCTGCAGTTATCCAACTCGCCGAGAATTGTGAATGTTTCCTCCTTCATGGGAAAGCTAGAG aatATTCGGAATGGATGGGCCAATGGCGTATTAAGTGATGCTGGAAGCCTAACAGAAGAGCAAATAGATGAGGTCCTGAACCAATTCCTGAGAGACTTCAAGGAAGGGTCATTACATGCCAAAGGATGGCCAATGTTTCTCTCGGCCAACGCCATCTCAAAAGCAGCCCTGAACGCCTTCACAAGGATCCTTGCAAGGAAAAATCCGAGTTTCTGCATCAATTCTGTATGTCCTGGCTTTGTCCAAACCGACATAAACTACAACAGCGGCATTTTAACAGTGGAAGAAGGTGCCAAAAGCCCAGTGAGGTTGGCACTCCTGCCCAACGGCAGTCCTTCAGGTCTCTTCTACATAAGAAGTGAATTGTCAACGTTCTGA